The following coding sequences lie in one Populus trichocarpa isolate Nisqually-1 chromosome 14, P.trichocarpa_v4.1, whole genome shotgun sequence genomic window:
- the LOC7455968 gene encoding tRNase Z TRZ2, chloroplastic — translation MQISIPLFSSPPNPKIPSLFPFQHLPSIFHGKGKPTTLTTRNFHFLPLKIKNKPFIVKASSFLSEIGRAIEEEEDYRKARAAVIRKGIDLGGYAIEGLSIGGQETCIIIPEFKCAFDIGRCPTRAIHQNFVFITHAHLDHIGGLPMYVASRGLYSLKPPTIFVPPCIKDDVEKLFDIHRAMGQVELNFDLVALDVGETYELRNDVVVRPFRTQHVIPSQGYVIYSVRKKLKKQYIHLKGKQIEKLKKSGVEITDIILSPEVAFTGDTTAEYMLDPRNADALRAKVLITEATFLDEDFTTEHARQRGHTHLFEIIENAKWIRSKAILLTHFSSRYSIEDIREAVSKLQSRVSAKVVPLTEGFKSMYS, via the exons ATGCAAATCTCTATCCCTTTATTCTCTTCACCTCCCAATCCTAAAATCCCATCACTTTTCCCTTTTCAGCACCTCCCCAGTATTTTCCATGGAAAAGGAAAACCTACAACATTAACAACCCGTAATTTTCATTTCCTCcctctcaaaattaaaaacaagccCTTCATCGTCAAAGCCTCCAGCTTTTTATCAGAAATCGGGCGTGCtattgaggaagaagaagactaCAGAAAGGCCCGTGCTGCTGTTATCCGTAAAGGAATTGACTTGGGAGGGTATGCAATTGAGGGTCTGTCCATTGGAGGCCAAGAGACTTGTATAATTATACCAGAGTTTAAGTGTGCTTTTGATATTGGGAGGTGCCCCACCAGAGCTATTCACCAGAATTTTGTCTTCATCACTCATGCCCATCTTGATCACATT GGTGGGCTGCCAATGTATGTGGCTAGTCGTGGTTTGTACAGCTTAAAGCCTCCAACAATATTTGTTCCTCCGTGTATCAAAGACGATGTTGAGAAACTATTTGACATTCACAGGGCAATGGGGCAAGTAGAGcttaattttgatttggttgCATTGGATGTGG GTGAAACATATGAATTGCGGAATGATGTTGTGGTCCGACCATTCAGAACTCAACATGTTATACCCAGTCAG GGTTATGTCATCTATTCGGTgaggaaaaaattgaagaaacaatACATTCATctcaaaggaaaacaaatagAGAAATTGAAGAAGTCTGGTGTTGAG attacaGACATAATATTGTCCCCTGAGGTGGCCTTTACTGGAGATACCACAGCAGAGTACATGCTTGATCCGCGTAATGCAGATGCGTTGAGGGCAAAAGTTCTAATAACTGAG GCAACTTTCCTGGATGAAGATTTTACCACTGAGCATGCACGACAGCGTGGTCATACCCATTTGTTTGAG ATTATTGAAAATGCCAAATGGATCCGGAGTAAAGCAATCTTGTTGACTCATTTCTCCTCCCGCTACAGTATAGAG GACATACGTGAAGCTGTGTCGAAGTTGCAATCCAGGGTGTCAGCAAAAGTAGTTCCTCTGACAGAAGGTTTCAAATCAATGTACTCATAG